The window AACCTGACCACCGCCGTTGGCCTTGATAGGAGCATAGCCCCGTTTTTTGATACCTTTGGGCATTTCCGGAGTCCAGAGAGGAAGCCTGTTACCGCTGATTTTCCTGGCAGTAGTCGCAATTTTGTCCATTGCGTCGGTACCCAGCAGCTTATGCACCAGGTCTACGCCTTTCAGGCTCATACGGATCGCCCCCGTGAGAGCCGCAAAATTCCTGGCCGACAATTTAGCAATATTCTCTTTATATGTGCCTGCAACCTCATCATTTCGCAGGGCCTTGGTCAACTCCCCGGTATTGATGCCCACCGGACAGGCACTTTGACATAAACCATCCGCCGCGCAGGTCGCATCTCCATAATATTTGTACGCATCCACCAGACTCTTTAACCTGTCCGGGTCTTCCTTGGTCACTTTGAGCCGGGAAATCTCCCGCTGAACAGTGATTCTCTGACGGGGACTGAGGGTAATATCCCGCGATGGGCACTGCGGTTCACAAAACCCGCACTCGATACACTTGTCGACCAGGGGATGAGTTGCTGCCAGTGGCTTGAGGTTTTCGAGATGCGCTTTCGGGTTGGCATTCAATATCACTCCAGGGTTCAACAATTCATTGGGATCAAAAAGTGCTTTAATGCGTTTCATCAGCAGATATGCATCACGCCCCCATTCATATTCGACGAATGGGGCCATATTGCGACCAGTTCCATGCTCGGCTTTAAGAGAGCCGCCATACTTTTCGACCACCATGGTACACACCTCCTGCATCAGCCCCTCATAGCGGTCGATTTCTTCCTGGCTGCCGAAATCCTGAGTGAAAACGAAATGGAGGTTACCCTCCAGGGCATGGCCGAAAATAATACCATCGTAGTTGAACCGGGCCATTGCCTGCTGCAGTTCAACCGCAGCGTCTGCAAGATGAGAAATAGGGAAAGCGACATCTTCAATAATCACTGTGGTGCCCGTCTCCCGAACAGCACCAACCGCAGGGAACAGACCTTTCCGGATGTTCCAGTAGAGGGTGTACTCCTCTAGCTTATCGGTGAATTTCAGAGGCAGGACCAATGACGCCTCTGCAAGCGCGCCACTGATAGATTCGATATTCGCCGAAAGTGTCTCCTTCTCTGCTGCGCGGGTCTCAACCAAGAGCGCAGTGGTTCCTTCAGGGAGTTCTTTCAGATATTCCGGCATGCCTTCCTTGTCTTCTACGGACCTGAGAGCTGGCCGGTCCATCAGCTCCACCGCGGCAACAGGCTGCTGCCGTAACAGCTCTGTGGCCTGACACGCCTCCCTGATCGTCGGAAAAAATACCAGCGCACTCGCCTTGTTGGCATATTCATCGACCGTCTGATAGGTAATTTCAGAGATAAAACCAAGAGTTCCTTCAGAGCCGATCATCAAGTGGGTGATTATATCGATTGGATCTGTAAAATCTACCAGGGCGTTGAGGCTATAACCCGTGGTGTTCTTGATTTTGAACTTGTCGCGGATTCTTCCGGCCAGCACCTCGTTAGCCTTTACTTCCCGACTCAGCGCTTCAATGCCCTCAACCAGGTCCCCGCGCTTCTGAAGAAAATTACTCCGACTCGCTTCGTCTGCCGTATCGAGCAATGTTCCATCTTGAAAAATGATCCGCATCCCGGCAACGGTCTTATAACTGTTCTGGGCAGTGCCGCAACACATGCCACTGGCGTTATTGGCTGCGATACCGCCGATCATGGCAGCATTTATCGAAGCTGGATCGGGGCCGATCTTTTTCTCAAATGGTGCCAGAATACTGTTTGCGTGTTTTCCTATTACACCTGGTTGTAAACGTATCCGCCCACCGTCATCGAG of the Desulfosediminicola ganghwensis genome contains:
- a CDS encoding FAD-binding and (Fe-S)-binding domain-containing protein; this encodes MNASTSVPPATGHLTGDYRRFNQLIQKIISSERIITDPLRTLAYGTDASFYRLIPQVVVRVDNEQEVADLLRAAETCQVAVTFRAAGTSLSGQAISDSVLVLATTAWQEREVLDDGGRIRLQPGVIGKHANSILAPFEKKIGPDPASINAAMIGGIAANNASGMCCGTAQNSYKTVAGMRIIFQDGTLLDTADEASRSNFLQKRGDLVEGIEALSREVKANEVLAGRIRDKFKIKNTTGYSLNALVDFTDPIDIITHLMIGSEGTLGFISEITYQTVDEYANKASALVFFPTIREACQATELLRQQPVAAVELMDRPALRSVEDKEGMPEYLKELPEGTTALLVETRAAEKETLSANIESISGALAEASLVLPLKFTDKLEEYTLYWNIRKGLFPAVGAVRETGTTVIIEDVAFPISHLADAAVELQQAMARFNYDGIIFGHALEGNLHFVFTQDFGSQEEIDRYEGLMQEVCTMVVEKYGGSLKAEHGTGRNMAPFVEYEWGRDAYLLMKRIKALFDPNELLNPGVILNANPKAHLENLKPLAATHPLVDKCIECGFCEPQCPSRDITLSPRQRITVQREISRLKVTKEDPDRLKSLVDAYKYYGDATCAADGLCQSACPVGINTGELTKALRNDEVAGTYKENIAKLSARNFAALTGAIRMSLKGVDLVHKLLGTDAMDKIATTARKISGNRLPLWTPEMPKGIKKRGYAPIKANGGGQVVYFPSCISRTMGPSRGDGEQRVLMEITETVLKRAGYGVIYPKETDSLCCGVPFQSKGAFRQADEKSADLERVLLEASGGGLVPILCDTSPCIYRMREAMDKRLRLYEPVEFIHDFILPKLDITPLKETVTIHTTCSSEKMGLAPKFLAVAQACASEVVVPEKVGCCGFAGDRGFTFPELNASALKDLRPAVEGGGAVAGYSNSRTCEIGLSLHSGIHYRSIMYLIEQCSR